In Hyalangium ruber, the DNA window AGCGTCGAAAGGCTCGGGCTCGGAGGACACATCCCCGTCGCTGAGGAGGACCACCTGCAGCGGGTGCTCCCGGTGCCGCCAGAGGTGGACCACTGTGCCGAGCGCCTGTCCGAACTCGCTGCCGGTCAACTGGGTCGAGCGGTAGGAGCGCAGGGCCTTGAGCTGCGTCCGCACGGCATGGCGATCCACGGTAATGGGAGAATGAACGGAGGCATTGCCGGCGAAGCTCAGCAGCGCGAAGCGGGAGTCCGGGAGCGCGTCCATGAGTTCCGCGCCGAAGGCCTTGGCCGCCTCCAACCGGTTGTCGTGCTTCTTTCCCGTCACCGGGTCCGGGGGGACATCCGGCGCGAGCATGCTCAAGGAGACATCGACGATCAGGACGATGTCCCGCGACTCGCGCTTCACCGGCCCCAGGCTCTCGGTGTACGGCCCGGTCGCGGCGGCGATGAGCAGAGCGCCCATCGCCCACAGCCACAGGAAGTGCCAGCGCGGGCGGATGCGCGCGTACACGGTGATGCGGGCAAATGCCTTCTCGGCCATCCGCGCCCGGAGCCACTCCAGCGCCTCCCGCTGCTGACCGAACACCGCGACCACCAGCAGCGTCCAGGGGAGCGCGAGGACGAAGGCCCATGCATGCTCGAAGCCGATCATCGCAGGGGCCTCCGCAGCAACACGCCATCCAGCGTGAACCACAGGGCCAGGAGCGCCGCGAGCACGAACGCGACCTCCGCGCGGCGTGAGCGCTCGACGACGACGTCCTGGGCCTGGAGGGGCTTGTGCTCCAGGCGGGAGATCTGCTCGAAGATGCGGGTGAGCACCTCCGAGCTGTCGGCGCGGTAGTAGGAGCCCTCGGCCTGAGCGGCGATCTGCCGAAGCTGGGCATCGTCCAGCTTGGATTCGAGCTGCTTGCCCCTGTCACCGCTGAGGGGCACGCCGTTCGCCCAGACCTTGACCGGGACCTCCTGGCCGATGCCGATCACATAGAGGCGCACGCCCTGCTCTTTGAGGTGACGGGCGGCCAGCTGCGGCTCGATACCCTGGTTGCTCTCTCCGTCCGTCACCAACACGATCACCTGATCCCGACCCTGGACACGGAGCCGAAGCAGCTCGTCGGTGGCCAGCAGCAGGGCATCCCCGGCGGCGGTGCCTCCGGCGCGATAGTGATTGATGGACTCGAACGAGAGCGCGTCGATGAGATCGATCACCGCCACGGTGTCGGTGGTGAGCGGCGCCTGCGTCATGCTCACGCCCGCGAAGGCATAGACGCCGACGCGCGCCCCGGCGCTGCGGCGGACCAGCTCGGATGAAAGCTCCTTGAGCACCTCCAGGCGGTTGGGCGGAAAGTCCGCCGCCTGCATGGTGGCGGAGATGTCCAGCACCAGCGCGAGATCAATCCCCTCCTCCTCGAAGAGCTCCACCTCGTGGGTCTCCATGGGCTCGGCGAGGGCCACGACCACCATGCCGAGGATGGCCCCCTCGAGCGCGAGCAACACCCGCCCTCCCGCGATCGTGCGCGAGGACACCTCTCGGAGCTGGAGCGGCGGGAAGACCACCGCCTCGCGCATCAACTGCCGCCTTCGCCACACGAGCCATACCGGCACGGCGGCCAACAGGACCAGGAGCCAGGGCAGCTTCCAGGCGATCACGGGAGCCTCCCGCGGAGCGCGTGCCGTTGCCCGGCGCCGAAGAGACTCCGGGCCTCCCGGCACAACCTGCGGAACAGCTCTCGGGTGGGCTCCTCCCTGCCGTACTGCGCGTCCCTCAGCTCCGTGGCGAACCGGCCGATGCGCGGATCCTGGAAGGCCTTGTCCATCTCCACGGCGGTGAGCGCCTCGATCTCCTGGCCGACCTGCTTCTCCAGGTGGGTACGGACCGCCGAGGACAGCTCGTGACACCCGTCCCGATACTTGCCGTTGTCGAGGAAGAGCCCCTCGAGCGAAAGGAGCTTCGAGGCGAAGTCCGTGGCCTGCATCAGGGGCCGGACAGCGGGAGCAGACGCCGGCACCGGCGCGGCCTGCACGGGAACGGGACGCTGCTTGCGCAGCCAGCGGGAGATCGCCCACGCCAGCAGGGCCGCGAGGATGAGCTGCCACCAGGCGATGGGCGGCCCCAGCGAGAAGATCGGCAGCGGCTCGATCAGCGGCTCTGGCAGGGGGACTATCGGATCCATTGCTGCTTCCGGTGGAAGAAGTCCGACAAGGCGCGGCCGACGGGGGCAGTGGTCGACACGGAGAACGCCGTCAGCCCGTAGCGAGCGGCCGTCGCGGAGAGGAACTGCTGCATCTGCTCCAGCGAGCCCGAGCTGTCCAGCCCGGTGGAGCGGGCCTGGGCAGACCCCTCCGGCGCCGCCGCCAGCAGCCGCACCGGCCCAGTGCCCGCGTACTCGAAGGGATCGTACACGTGCGCCAGCGAGACATCATGCCGCTGGCCGACGAAGCGCAGGTCATCCGGCACGTCGTGGTCGATGAAGTCGGAGACGAGGAACACCACGAAGCGCCGCCCCTTGAGCGCCTGGATGGCGTGGATGGCGGCGCGCGGATCGGACGCCTGCGTGCGAGGCGGTGTCACCTCGTGCTGGTCCGCCAGCGCCCGCAGGAACGTGTAGAGCTGGCGCCGGCCCCCGAGCGGACGGGCGAAGTCCACCACCCTCTCGTGGAAGGTGAGGAAGCCCAGGCGGTCCCCAGCGTCGATGGCGGACAACCCGATCGTGGCGGCCAGCTCGATCGCCGTCTCCAGCTTGCTGCGCTCCTGCCAGCCGGTGTGCATCGAGGCGCTCACATCGACGGCGACGATGACCTCGCGCTCGCGCTCCTCCAGGTAGGTGCGCACGAAGGGCTCGTCGAGCCGCGCCGTCATGTTCCAGTCGATGTGGCGCTCGGGATCGCCGTGGACGTAGTGGCGCGCTTCGTTGAACTCCATGCCCGACCCGCGCACCGTGGTGAGGTAGTTGCCGGTGTACAGGGAGGACACGTTGCGCCGGGCGACGATCTCCAGGGCCCGCACCTGGGCCAGCAGTCCGCTCTCACTCACCGCGGGCCTCACTTCACCGGGACGATGGCGAGGATGTCCTTCACGATCTGATCGGCGGTCACCCCTTCCGCCTCGGCGTGGTAGGTGAGCAGCACCCGGTGCCGCAGCACGTCCGGCGCCACGAGCTTCACGTCCTCGGGCAGCACCGCGCCGCGGCCTTCGAGCACCGCCAGGGCACGCGCCACCTGCACCAGCGCGATGGACGCACGCGGCGAGGCCCCCAGCGAGATATGCGTCTTGTGGCGCGCCAGCTCATGGCGCGCGGGGTCTCGCGTCGCCTGCACCAGGTTCGTGGCGTACGAGATGAGCTTGTCGTCCACGTACACGCGGCGCACCTCCGCCTGGAGCTCGAGGAGCTCGCGCGCCTCGATCACCGGCCGGATCGACGGCACGTCCGTCTCGTCCATCACCATGCGGACGATGCGCCGCTCCTCCTCGACCGAGGGGTGCCGGATGACGAGCTTCATCAGGAAGCGGTCCACCTGGGCCTCGGGCAGCGGGTAGGTGCCCTGCTGCTCGATGGGGTTCTGGGTGGCGAACACCAGGAACGGCTGCGGCAGCGGGTGCGTCTCGTCACCCAGCGTCACCTGCCGCTCCTGCATCGCCTCCAGGAGCGCCGACTGCACCTTGGGCGCCGCGCGGTTGATCTCATCGGCGAGGACGATCTGCGCGAACACCGGCCCCTTGCGGACCTCGAACTCGCTGGTGTCCCGGCGGTAGATGCGCGTGCCGACGATGTCCGCGGGCAGCAAGTCCGGAGTGAACTGGATGCGCTTGAAGCTCGCGTGACAGGCGCTGGCCAGCAGGCGCACCGCGCGCGTCTTCGCCAGCCCCGGCACCCCTTCCAGCAACACGTGGCCGTTGGCCAGCAGCGCCAGCAACAACCCCCGCGCCAGATCCTCCTGCCCCACCAGACCGACCCTGATCGCCCGGAGGAGCTCCTCCGCACTGCGCTGCGCCCGGCTCATGCTGTGTCCACCCTCCCGGCGCTGACTCTAACCCAACGCTGCAACCCTCGGTAAATCCACGAGAATCCGCTGTGCTCGACCTCCACATTGGGGGCGAAAGTGGGGACAGGTGGGACTTTCGCGGCAACTTTGGGAAGCCCGCTCCGAGAATCCATTTCGAAAAGAATGTGAGCCCTTCGCGGGCTGGAGCCTCCCCCATGCGCGTTCAGAACAATGCGGCCGTCGCCCGTACCCAGGAGACGTCGAGCCAGCCCAACGTCCCGGCGCCGTACAACCAGTTCACCGACGCGATCATGCAGGCGGCGCAGAAGTACAACCTGCCCCCCGAGGTGCTCTTCGGCATCCTGAAGCAGGAGTCCGGCGGCCGGGTGGACATCACCGGCTACGACGGGCACGGCCAGGGCCCGTGGCAGATCGACGACCGGTACCACAAGGACTTCCTGGCCACGAGCAACAATGGGCGCGACGTGGCGAAGTCCACGGACTACGCGGCGCGGCTGCTGCGGCAGAACATCGACGCGCTGGGCGGGGACCTGCGCGCGGGCGTGGCCGCGTACAACGCGGGCGTGGGCGGGGTGCAGCGGGCGCAGCGCAACGGCCAGTCGCCGGACGCGGCCACCACGGGCGGCAACTACTCGGCCACCATCATGGCCAACGCCGAGGAGTTCAAGCGCTACCTGGGCAACGCCGCGGGCGCTCCGGGCACGACGCCCTCCTCTTCCACGCCGAGCAGCACGCCGGGCAGCACGCCCTCCACCCCGTCCTCGCAGCCGAGCACCGCGCCGACCACCACGGCGGCGGGCGACTACTCGATCAAGTCGGGTGACACGTTGTGGGGCATCGCCAGCCAGCTCAAGGGCCAGGGCATGCAGGGCAACGTGCAGGACATCATCAAGCAGATCCAGCAGCTCAACCCGAAGATCACCGACCCCAACCTGATCATGGCGGGGGACACGCTGAAGCTGCCGGGCGCCACCACGCCCAACGGTGACAGCTTCGATCCTGGCACTTCGCCCTCCAGCACCCGGCCGAACATCAACCCGGGCTCCAACCCCAGCTCGAACACCCCGGTCAACGGCACGGCGCCGACCACGGGCGTGAACAACAACGGCACGTCGGCCGCGGGCGAGGTGCCCTTCATCAGCCAGTACAGCCCCGCGGGCAACGATGGCAGCTACACCAACGGCAGCGCCAACTGCGGCCCCACCTCGATGGCGATGATCGCCCGCTCGTTCGGCTACGGCCAGGGCATGACGGACGCGCAGCTCATCAACCACCTGGGCCGCGCGGGCGGCACCACGGGCGACGGCACCAACGTCAACGGCATCCTCGCCATGGCGCAGGCCATGGGCAAGCAGGGTGAGATGAAGGGCCCGGGCGCCGACGTGAACTGGATCGCCGAGCAGCTCAAGTCGGGCAAGATGGTGGTGGCCAACCTGGACTACTACGCCACCGCTGGGCACCAGAACGACGGCAAGACCAGCGGCCACTACGTGACGGTGGCGGGCATGGACGCGAACGGCAACTTCATCATCCGCGACCCGGCCGACCAGAACGTGAAGACGCTCACGCCGCAGCAGCTCCAGTACGCCATCAGCCAGAACCCGAACGGTGGCTACCAGTTCGCCATCGGCTAAGCTGACGCTCCACCATGCCCACCATCGCGCCCCTGCCGGTCAAGACGGTCTGCCTGTCCTGCAAGAAGCCCGAGAGCCCGCAGCTCCCGGGCAGCACGTACGAGGGTAAGGGCCAGAATGGGATGCAGGTGAAGTTCTGGCTGTGCAATCCGTGCGCGATCCCGCTGGGGCCTGGTGGCCAGGGTCCCATCAACATGCCGGACATCAAGGCCTGAGCCCGCCGCCCCCGCCGGAGGCGAAGCGCGACGACGAGCTGGAGGAGTTCGACCTCCCGTTCTTCCAGCGCCTGGCCCTGCAGCTCCAGGTGCTGGTCTTCAGCATCGTCATCCGCCTCACCGATCTGCTGCTGCTGCTGTGGCGCCCCCGACTGCTGCGCCCCTATCTGGCCATCTGGTGGGCGGAAGTCCGGCACACGCCCTACCGCGCCCGGCGCAGCTTCGAGGTGATCCGGGCGCTGAAGACCACCGGCCAGCGCTTCCGCGAGCTCATCTACGGCGAGACGCCGCTGATGACGGCCCTCTATGTCTTCAAGCGGGCGGGAGTGGGCCCTGGGAGCCGGCTGGTGGATCTCGGCGCGGGACGCGGCCGGGTGCTCATCGCGGCCCGGTGGCTGGGGGCCGAGACTCGCGGCGTGGAGTTGATCGCGGATCACGTGACGCGCGTGGAGGCGCCACTGCGAGCCGTGGGCATCACCCTGACCGTGGGCGACATGCTCCAGACGGAACTCGGGGACGCGACCCACGTCTTCACCAACTGGCTGGCGCTGAGCCCCGAGACGAAGGCCCGGCTGATCGAGCGCCTTCGCACCTGCGGGCCCGGCACGCGCATCGTCACGGTGACCCGGC includes these proteins:
- a CDS encoding vWA domain-containing protein; protein product: MIAWKLPWLLVLLAAVPVWLVWRRRQLMREAVVFPPLQLREVSSRTIAGGRVLLALEGAILGMVVVALAEPMETHEVELFEEEGIDLALVLDISATMQAADFPPNRLEVLKELSSELVRRSAGARVGVYAFAGVSMTQAPLTTDTVAVIDLIDALSFESINHYRAGGTAAGDALLLATDELLRLRVQGRDQVIVLVTDGESNQGIEPQLAARHLKEQGVRLYVIGIGQEVPVKVWANGVPLSGDRGKQLESKLDDAQLRQIAAQAEGSYYRADSSEVLTRIFEQISRLEHKPLQAQDVVVERSRRAEVAFVLAALLALWFTLDGVLLRRPLR
- a CDS encoding DUF58 domain-containing protein yields the protein MSESGLLAQVRALEIVARRNVSSLYTGNYLTTVRGSGMEFNEARHYVHGDPERHIDWNMTARLDEPFVRTYLEEREREVIVAVDVSASMHTGWQERSKLETAIELAATIGLSAIDAGDRLGFLTFHERVVDFARPLGGRRQLYTFLRALADQHEVTPPRTQASDPRAAIHAIQALKGRRFVVFLVSDFIDHDVPDDLRFVGQRHDVSLAHVYDPFEYAGTGPVRLLAAAPEGSAQARSTGLDSSGSLEQMQQFLSATAARYGLTAFSVSTTAPVGRALSDFFHRKQQWIR
- a CDS encoding AAA family ATPase; translated protein: MSRAQRSAEELLRAIRVGLVGQEDLARGLLLALLANGHVLLEGVPGLAKTRAVRLLASACHASFKRIQFTPDLLPADIVGTRIYRRDTSEFEVRKGPVFAQIVLADEINRAAPKVQSALLEAMQERQVTLGDETHPLPQPFLVFATQNPIEQQGTYPLPEAQVDRFLMKLVIRHPSVEEERRIVRMVMDETDVPSIRPVIEARELLELQAEVRRVYVDDKLISYATNLVQATRDPARHELARHKTHISLGASPRASIALVQVARALAVLEGRGAVLPEDVKLVAPDVLRHRVLLTYHAEAEGVTADQIVKDILAIVPVK
- a CDS encoding C39 family peptidase; the protein is MRVQNNAAVARTQETSSQPNVPAPYNQFTDAIMQAAQKYNLPPEVLFGILKQESGGRVDITGYDGHGQGPWQIDDRYHKDFLATSNNGRDVAKSTDYAARLLRQNIDALGGDLRAGVAAYNAGVGGVQRAQRNGQSPDAATTGGNYSATIMANAEEFKRYLGNAAGAPGTTPSSSTPSSTPGSTPSTPSSQPSTAPTTTAAGDYSIKSGDTLWGIASQLKGQGMQGNVQDIIKQIQQLNPKITDPNLIMAGDTLKLPGATTPNGDSFDPGTSPSSTRPNINPGSNPSSNTPVNGTAPTTGVNNNGTSAAGEVPFISQYSPAGNDGSYTNGSANCGPTSMAMIARSFGYGQGMTDAQLINHLGRAGGTTGDGTNVNGILAMAQAMGKQGEMKGPGADVNWIAEQLKSGKMVVANLDYYATAGHQNDGKTSGHYVTVAGMDANGNFIIRDPADQNVKTLTPQQLQYAISQNPNGGYQFAIG
- a CDS encoding class I SAM-dependent methyltransferase, giving the protein MRDPAGAWWPGSHQHAGHQGLSPPPPPEAKRDDELEEFDLPFFQRLALQLQVLVFSIVIRLTDLLLLLWRPRLLRPYLAIWWAEVRHTPYRARRSFEVIRALKTTGQRFRELIYGETPLMTALYVFKRAGVGPGSRLVDLGAGRGRVLIAARWLGAETRGVELIADHVTRVEAPLRAVGITLTVGDMLQTELGDATHVFTNWLALSPETKARLIERLRTCGPGTRIVTVTRPIEAEGFVRRSRHLMLFTWGIETVWVHEYQPASP